A window of Panicum virgatum strain AP13 chromosome 8K, P.virgatum_v5, whole genome shotgun sequence contains these coding sequences:
- the LOC120643399 gene encoding regulatory-associated protein of TOR 1-like isoform X2 codes for MYVTKLPDLTSSWLPAEGDKQETHPASMALGDLMASRLVHSSSSPSPSPSPSMAAPTPPLPNHHHNHVTDDLPVANGPEPRNGLEVAEVEKPAPVVYLPQVVVLCEQRHERIDEAAAAAGPSTSGLVSKWRPKDRMKTGCVALVLCLNISVDPPDVIKISPCARMECWIDPFSMAPPKALENIGKTLHSQYERWQPKARYKLQLDPTVEEVKKLCNTCRRYARSERVLFHYNGHGVPKPTTNGEIWVFNKSYTQYIPLPITDLDSWLKTPSIYVFDCSAAGIIVKAFLERLDWSSSSSSSSQKDCILLAACEAHQTLPQSAEFPADVFTACLTTPIKMALHWFCKRSLLRGSMDHSLIDQIPGRQNDRKTLLGELNWIFTAITDTIAWNVLPHDLFQRLFRQDLLVASLFRNFLLAERIMRSANCSPISYPLLPPTHQHHMWDAWDMAAEICLSKLPQLIADPNAEFQQSPFFTEQLTAFEVWLDHGSEDKKPPEQLPIVLQVLLSQSHRFRALVLLGRFLDMGPWAVDLALSVGIFPYVLKLLQTSAMELRQILVFIWTKILSLDKSCQVDLVKDGGHAYFIRFLDSLDAYPDQRAMAAFVLAVIVDGHRTGQEACIHACLIDVCLRHLQPENPHDAQTEPLLLQWLCLCLGKLWEDFAEAQLLGLQSNAPEILIYLLSEPQPEVQCLHISSVLSFASFTIYLLNIWSCQVRASAVFALGNLLDMGSTSSNGADDDSDDDEKVKAEINVVRSLLQVSSDGSPLVRCEVAIALTRFALGHNKHLKSVAAEYWKPQTNSLLKSPPSLANISSPNNVYSPNNIRQGSSGLASHIGPVLRVGSDSSATGRDGRVSTSSPIAASSILHGSPQSDDSSQHSDSGILLRDNASNGGLSYTRSRPADSVVYSQYISTMCSVAKDPYPRIATIGRRALSLIGVKQVVMKNSRFNSGGAHQGETSAPPSNFGMARSSSWFDMNSGNFSITFRTPPVSPPQHDYLTGLRRVCSMEFKPHPMNSPEGLADPLLSSAAAPSNADLSILPKSTIYNWSCGYFSRPLLTGSDDNEEAHARREERGQITLDCIAKCQRSSCKMTSQIASWDTRFDSGTKAALLLPFSPIVIAADENEQIRVWNYDDALPVNSFQNHKLSDRGLSKLLLINELDESLLLAASSDGNVRIWKNFTQKGGQKLVTAFSSVQGHRAAGRSIVIDWQQQSGCLYASGDMSSILVWDLDKEQLLSTIQSSGDSAISALSASQVRSGHFAAGFADGSVRIFDVRSPDRLIYMARPHAPRTEKVVGIGFQPGFDPYKIVSASQAGDIQFLDVRRAAEPYLTIEAHRGSLTALAVHRHAPVVASGSAKQMIKVFSLEGEQLTIIRYQPSFMGQRIGSVNCLSFHPYKSLLAAGAGDNALVSIYAEENYK; via the exons ATGTATGTGACCAAGCTCCCCGACCTCACCTCGTCATGGCTGCCGGCTGAGGGGGATAAGCAGGAGACACACCCAGCGTCCATGGCATTGGGAGATCTCATGGCGTCCAGGCTCGTCCActcctcgtcctcgccgtccccatcgccgtcgccatcgatggccgcgcccacgccgccgctgccgaatCACCACCACAACCACGTCACGGATGACCTCCCCGTCGCCAACGGTCCGGAGCCCAGGAATGGGCTGGAGGTCGCCGAGGTGGAGAAACCGGCGCCCGTGGTGTACCTGCCCCAGGTGGTGGTGCTGTGCGAGCAGCGCCACGAGAGGATCGACgaggctgctgccgccgccgggccctccACCAGCGGCCTCGTCTCAAAGTGGCGCCCAAAGGACCGG atgaagaCTGGATGTGTTGCCCTTGTATTATGTTTGAACATTAGTGTTGATCCACCAGATGTAATTAAAATCTCCCCTTGCGCAAGAATGGAGTGCTGGATAG aTCCATTTTCTATGGCACCTCCTAAAGCccttgaaaatattggaaaaactTTGCACTCACAGTATGAGCGCTGGCAACCTAAG GCTCGTTACAAGCTTCAGCTAGATCCAACTGTGGAGGAAGTTAAGAAGCTTTGTAATACTTGCCGCAGATATGCCAGATCAGAGAGAGTCCTTTTCCATTACAATGGCCATGGTGTACCAAAGCCTACAACTAATGGTGAGATTTGGGTGTTTAACAAG AGTTACACGCAGTATATTCCACTTCCGATTACTGATCTTGATTCTTGGCTAAAAACACCTTCCATTTATGTTTTTGACTGCTCAGCAGCTGGAATTATTGTGAAAGCTTTTCTAGAG CGCCTAGACTGGAGTTCCAGCTCCTCTTCGTCTTCGCAGAAGGATTGCATTCTTCTTGCTGCCTGCGAAGCACATCAAACACTTCCCCAGAGTGCAGAATTTCCTGCTGATGTGTTTACGGCTTGCCTTACAACACCCATCAAGATGGCATTGCACTG GTTTTGTAAGAGATCATTACTCCGTGGTTCTATGGATCATTCTCTTATTGACCAAATTCCTGGAAGGCAAAATGACCGTAAAACTCTTCTTGGAGAACTGAATTGGATTTTCACTGCCATTACAGACACTATTGCATGGAATGTTCTTCCTCATG ATCTATTCCAAAGGCTTTTCAGGCAAGATCTTCTGGTTGCTAGTCTCTTCCGTAACTTCCTGCTTGCTGAGAGAATCATGCGATCTGCAAATTGTTCTCCAATTTCTTATCCGTTGTTACCACCGACACATCAACACCATATGTG GGACGCATGGGACATGGCTGCTGAGATTTGCCTTTCCAAGCTTCCTCAGTTAATTGCTGATCCAAATGCAGAGTTTCAG CAAAGCCCTTTTTTCACGGAACAACTGACGGCTTTTGAAGTGTGGCTTGATCATGGTTCTGAGGACAAGAAGCCCCCTGAACAATTACCTATAGTTCTTCAG GTCCTGCTTAGTCAATCACATAGATTCAGAGCGCTTGTTTTGCTTGGAAGATTTCTTGACATGGGACCATGGGCAGTTGATTTG GCCCTGTCTGTTGGAATCTTTCCTTATGTGCTCAAACTGCTTCAAACAAGTGCAATGGAGTTGCGTCAAATTCTTGTGTTCATATGGACGAAAATTCTATCTCTTGATAAG TCGTGCCAGGTGGACTTGGTTAAAGACGGAGGACATGCATATTTTATCAGGTTTCTTGACAGTTTGGATGCTTACCCAGATCAGCGTGCAATGGCCGCTTTCGTTTTAGCAGTTATTGTGGATGGGCATAGGACGGGTCAAGAGGCCTGTATTCATGCATGTCTTATAGATGTTTGTCTGAGACATCTGCAACCTGAAAATCCCCATGATGCACAGACAGAGCCTTTGCTTTTGCAGTGGCTTTGTTTATGCCTTGGCAAACTCTGGGAAGATTTTGCTGAGGCTCAGTTACTTGGTCTGCAATCAAATGCACCagaaattttaatttatttgttATCGGAGCCCCAACCTGAGGTACAATGCCTTCATATTTCATCTGTTCTTTCCTTTGCTTCCTTCACAATATATTTATTAAATATTTGGTCTTGCCAGGTCAGAGCTTCTGCTGTTTTTGCACTTGGGAATCTTCTGGATATGGGATCAACATCATCAAATGGCGCCGatgatgattctgatgatgatgaaaaagtaaaagCTGAAATAAATGTCGTTCGAAGCCTTCTGCAGGTTTCTTCAGATGGTAGCCCCCTTGTTAGATGTGAGGTTGCTATAG CGCTTACTCGTTTTGCATTGGGTCACAATAAGCATCTCAAATCTGTTGCTGCTGAGTATTGGAAACCTCAAACCAATTCATTGCTGAAGTCACCTCCATCACTGGCCAATATAAGTAGTCCAAACAATGTCTACAGTCCCAACAACATTCGACAAGGCAGCAGTggtcttgcttctcatattggTCCTGTGCTAAGGGTTGGCAGTGATAGCAGTGCCACTGGTCGTGATGGAAGGGTTTCTACGAGCAGCCCGATTGCAGCAAGTAGCATCCTGCATGGCTCTCCCCAGTCAGATGATTCTTCCCAACACTCTGATTCAGGCATATTACTGAGAGACAATGCAAGTAATGGTGGCCTCAGCTACACTAGATCGAGGCCTGCTGACAGTGTCGTTTATTCTCAATATATATCAACTATGTGTTCTGTTGCTAAAGATCCTTACCCAAGAATTGCAACTATTGGTCGGAGAGCACTGTCCCTTATAGGTGTCAAGCAAGTGGTCATGAAAAACAGTAGATTTAACAGTGGAGGTGCACATCAAGGGGAGACATCTGCACCTCCATCAAACTTTGGAATGGCACGCTCTTCTTCCTGGTTTGATATGAATTCTG GAAACTTCTCAATTACATTTAGGACGCCTCCTGTTAGCCCCCCTCAACATGATTATCTTACAGGATTACGCCGAGTGTGTTCTATGGAGTTCAAACCACATCCTATGAATTCTCCTGAGGGCTTAGCTGATCCCCTTTTGAGCTCTGCTGCGGCTCCCAGTAATGCTGATCTAAGCATACTTCCCAAATCAACAATTTACAACTGGAGTTGTGGATACTTCTCTAGGCCACTTTTAACTGGTTCTGACGATAATGAAGAAGCCCATGCtagaagagaagagagaggacAAATTACACTAGATTGCATTGCTAAGTGCCAGAGATCAT CTTGCAAGATGACAAGCCAAATTGCTAGTTGGGATACAAGGTTTGATTCAGGTACAAAAGCAGCATTGTTGTTGCCATTTTCTCCAATCGTCATTGCAGCTGATGAAAATGAACAAATAAG AGTTTGGAACTACGATGATGCACTACCCGTGAACTCTTTTCAAAACCATAAATTGTCCGACAGAGGGCTATCGAAACTCTTGCTTATCAACGAGCTTGATGAGAGCTTGCTTTTAGCTGCCTCAA GTGATGGAAATGTACGTATATGGAAAAATTTTACTCAAAAGGGAGGACAAAAACTTGTAACTGCTTTCTCATCAGTTCAGGGTCATCGAGCTGCTGGTCGCAGTATTGTGATCGATTGGCAGCAGCAATCTGGTTGCCTG TATGCATCTGGTGACATGTCTTCCATCTTGGTATGGGATCTTGACAAGGAACAACTTCTCAGCACCATTCAGTCATCTGGTGACAGTGCGATTTCTGCCCTC TCTGCATCTCAGGTCCGCTCTGGACACTTTGCTGCTGGTTTTGCTGATGGTTCTGTCAGGATATTTGATGTTCGCTCTCCTGATAG ACTGATCTATATGGCAAGGCCACATGCCCCAAGAACGGAAAAGGTTGTGGGCATAGGGTTTCAGCCTGGGTTTGATCCATACAAG ATTGTAAGTGCATCTCAAGCTGGAGACATTCAGTTTCTGGATGTTAGAAGAGCAGCAGAACCCTACCTGACTATTGAGGCACACAGGGGTTCACTTACCGCTTTAGCTGTTCATCGGCATGCCCCAGTTGTTGCTAGTGGCTCAGCCAAGCAGATGATTAAAGTGTTCAGTCTTGAAGGAGAGCAGTTGACGATAATTCGCTACCAGCCATCATTTATGGGCCAAAGAATAGGCAGTGTAAACTGCCTTTCTTTCCACCCGTACAAATCACTCTTGGCCGCTGGTGCTGGTGATAATGCTCTTGTCTCTATCTATGCCGAGGAAAATTACAAGTAA
- the LOC120643399 gene encoding regulatory-associated protein of TOR 1-like isoform X3, which produces MYVTKLPDLTSSWLPAEGDKQETHPASMALGDLMASRLVHSSSSPSPSPSPSMAAPTPPLPNHHHNHVTDDLPVANGPEPRNGLEVAEVEKPAPVVYLPQVVVLCEQRHERIDEAAAAAGPSTSGLVSKWRPKDRMKTGCVALVLCLNISVDPPDVIKISPCARMECWIDPFSMAPPKALENIGKTLHSQYERWQPKARYKLQLDPTVEEVKKLCNTCRRYARSERVLFHYNGHGVPKPTTNGEIWVFNKSYTQYIPLPITDLDSWLKTPSIYVFDCSAAGIIVKAFLERLDWSSSSSSSSQKDCILLAACEAHQTLPQSAEFPADVFTACLTTPIKMALHWFCKRSLLRGSMDHSLIDQIPGRQNDRKTLLGELNWIFTAITDTIAWNVLPHDLFQRLFRQDLLVASLFRNFLLAERIMRSANCSPISYPLLPPTHQHHMWDAWDMAAEICLSKLPQLIADPNAEFQQSPFFTEQLTAFEVWLDHGSEDKKPPEQLPIVLQVLLSQSHRFRALVLLGRFLDMGPWAVDLALSVGIFPYVLKLLQTSAMELRQILVFIWTKILSLDKSCQVDLVKDGGHAYFIRFLDSLDAYPDQRAMAAFVLAVIVDGHRTGQEACIHACLIDVCLRHLQPENPHDAQTEPLLLQWLCLCLGKLWEDFAEAQLLGLQSNAPEILIYLLSEPQPEVRASAVFALGNLLDMGSTSSNGADDDSDDDEKVKAEINVVRSLLQVSSDGSPLVRCEVAIALTRFALGHNKHLKSVAAEYWKPQTNSLLKSPPSLANISSPNNVYSPNNIRQGSSGLASHIGPVLRVGSDSSATGRDGRVSTSSPIAASSILHGSPQSDDSSQHSDSGILLRDNASNGGLSYTRSRPADSVVYSQYISTMCSVAKDPYPRIATIGRRALSLIGVKQVVMKNSRFNSGGAHQGETSAPPSNFGMARSSSWFDMNSGNFSITFRTPPVSPPQHDYLTGLRRVCSMEFKPHPMNSPEGLADPLLSSAAAPSNADLSILPKSTIYNWSCGYFSRPLLTGSDDNEEAHARREERGQITLDCIAKCQRSSACKMTSQIASWDTRFDSGTKAALLLPFSPIVIAADENEQIRVWNYDDALPVNSFQNHKLSDRGLSKLLLINELDESLLLAASSDGNVRIWKNFTQKGGQKLVTAFSSVQGHRAAGRSIVIDWQQQSGCLYASGDMSSILVWDLDKEQLLSTIQSSGDSAISALSASQVRSGHFAAGFADGSVRIFDVRSPDRLIYMARPHAPRTEKVVGIGFQPGFDPYKIVSASQAGDIQFLDVRRAAEPYLTIEAHRGSLTALAVHRHAPVVASGSAKQMIKVFSLEGEQLTIIRYQPSFMGQRIGSVNCLSFHPYKSLLAAGAGDNALVSIYAEENYK; this is translated from the exons ATGTATGTGACCAAGCTCCCCGACCTCACCTCGTCATGGCTGCCGGCTGAGGGGGATAAGCAGGAGACACACCCAGCGTCCATGGCATTGGGAGATCTCATGGCGTCCAGGCTCGTCCActcctcgtcctcgccgtccccatcgccgtcgccatcgatggccgcgcccacgccgccgctgccgaatCACCACCACAACCACGTCACGGATGACCTCCCCGTCGCCAACGGTCCGGAGCCCAGGAATGGGCTGGAGGTCGCCGAGGTGGAGAAACCGGCGCCCGTGGTGTACCTGCCCCAGGTGGTGGTGCTGTGCGAGCAGCGCCACGAGAGGATCGACgaggctgctgccgccgccgggccctccACCAGCGGCCTCGTCTCAAAGTGGCGCCCAAAGGACCGG atgaagaCTGGATGTGTTGCCCTTGTATTATGTTTGAACATTAGTGTTGATCCACCAGATGTAATTAAAATCTCCCCTTGCGCAAGAATGGAGTGCTGGATAG aTCCATTTTCTATGGCACCTCCTAAAGCccttgaaaatattggaaaaactTTGCACTCACAGTATGAGCGCTGGCAACCTAAG GCTCGTTACAAGCTTCAGCTAGATCCAACTGTGGAGGAAGTTAAGAAGCTTTGTAATACTTGCCGCAGATATGCCAGATCAGAGAGAGTCCTTTTCCATTACAATGGCCATGGTGTACCAAAGCCTACAACTAATGGTGAGATTTGGGTGTTTAACAAG AGTTACACGCAGTATATTCCACTTCCGATTACTGATCTTGATTCTTGGCTAAAAACACCTTCCATTTATGTTTTTGACTGCTCAGCAGCTGGAATTATTGTGAAAGCTTTTCTAGAG CGCCTAGACTGGAGTTCCAGCTCCTCTTCGTCTTCGCAGAAGGATTGCATTCTTCTTGCTGCCTGCGAAGCACATCAAACACTTCCCCAGAGTGCAGAATTTCCTGCTGATGTGTTTACGGCTTGCCTTACAACACCCATCAAGATGGCATTGCACTG GTTTTGTAAGAGATCATTACTCCGTGGTTCTATGGATCATTCTCTTATTGACCAAATTCCTGGAAGGCAAAATGACCGTAAAACTCTTCTTGGAGAACTGAATTGGATTTTCACTGCCATTACAGACACTATTGCATGGAATGTTCTTCCTCATG ATCTATTCCAAAGGCTTTTCAGGCAAGATCTTCTGGTTGCTAGTCTCTTCCGTAACTTCCTGCTTGCTGAGAGAATCATGCGATCTGCAAATTGTTCTCCAATTTCTTATCCGTTGTTACCACCGACACATCAACACCATATGTG GGACGCATGGGACATGGCTGCTGAGATTTGCCTTTCCAAGCTTCCTCAGTTAATTGCTGATCCAAATGCAGAGTTTCAG CAAAGCCCTTTTTTCACGGAACAACTGACGGCTTTTGAAGTGTGGCTTGATCATGGTTCTGAGGACAAGAAGCCCCCTGAACAATTACCTATAGTTCTTCAG GTCCTGCTTAGTCAATCACATAGATTCAGAGCGCTTGTTTTGCTTGGAAGATTTCTTGACATGGGACCATGGGCAGTTGATTTG GCCCTGTCTGTTGGAATCTTTCCTTATGTGCTCAAACTGCTTCAAACAAGTGCAATGGAGTTGCGTCAAATTCTTGTGTTCATATGGACGAAAATTCTATCTCTTGATAAG TCGTGCCAGGTGGACTTGGTTAAAGACGGAGGACATGCATATTTTATCAGGTTTCTTGACAGTTTGGATGCTTACCCAGATCAGCGTGCAATGGCCGCTTTCGTTTTAGCAGTTATTGTGGATGGGCATAGGACGGGTCAAGAGGCCTGTATTCATGCATGTCTTATAGATGTTTGTCTGAGACATCTGCAACCTGAAAATCCCCATGATGCACAGACAGAGCCTTTGCTTTTGCAGTGGCTTTGTTTATGCCTTGGCAAACTCTGGGAAGATTTTGCTGAGGCTCAGTTACTTGGTCTGCAATCAAATGCACCagaaattttaatttatttgttATCGGAGCCCCAACCTGAG GTCAGAGCTTCTGCTGTTTTTGCACTTGGGAATCTTCTGGATATGGGATCAACATCATCAAATGGCGCCGatgatgattctgatgatgatgaaaaagtaaaagCTGAAATAAATGTCGTTCGAAGCCTTCTGCAGGTTTCTTCAGATGGTAGCCCCCTTGTTAGATGTGAGGTTGCTATAG CGCTTACTCGTTTTGCATTGGGTCACAATAAGCATCTCAAATCTGTTGCTGCTGAGTATTGGAAACCTCAAACCAATTCATTGCTGAAGTCACCTCCATCACTGGCCAATATAAGTAGTCCAAACAATGTCTACAGTCCCAACAACATTCGACAAGGCAGCAGTggtcttgcttctcatattggTCCTGTGCTAAGGGTTGGCAGTGATAGCAGTGCCACTGGTCGTGATGGAAGGGTTTCTACGAGCAGCCCGATTGCAGCAAGTAGCATCCTGCATGGCTCTCCCCAGTCAGATGATTCTTCCCAACACTCTGATTCAGGCATATTACTGAGAGACAATGCAAGTAATGGTGGCCTCAGCTACACTAGATCGAGGCCTGCTGACAGTGTCGTTTATTCTCAATATATATCAACTATGTGTTCTGTTGCTAAAGATCCTTACCCAAGAATTGCAACTATTGGTCGGAGAGCACTGTCCCTTATAGGTGTCAAGCAAGTGGTCATGAAAAACAGTAGATTTAACAGTGGAGGTGCACATCAAGGGGAGACATCTGCACCTCCATCAAACTTTGGAATGGCACGCTCTTCTTCCTGGTTTGATATGAATTCTG GAAACTTCTCAATTACATTTAGGACGCCTCCTGTTAGCCCCCCTCAACATGATTATCTTACAGGATTACGCCGAGTGTGTTCTATGGAGTTCAAACCACATCCTATGAATTCTCCTGAGGGCTTAGCTGATCCCCTTTTGAGCTCTGCTGCGGCTCCCAGTAATGCTGATCTAAGCATACTTCCCAAATCAACAATTTACAACTGGAGTTGTGGATACTTCTCTAGGCCACTTTTAACTGGTTCTGACGATAATGAAGAAGCCCATGCtagaagagaagagagaggacAAATTACACTAGATTGCATTGCTAAGTGCCAGAGATCAT CAGCTTGCAAGATGACAAGCCAAATTGCTAGTTGGGATACAAGGTTTGATTCAGGTACAAAAGCAGCATTGTTGTTGCCATTTTCTCCAATCGTCATTGCAGCTGATGAAAATGAACAAATAAG AGTTTGGAACTACGATGATGCACTACCCGTGAACTCTTTTCAAAACCATAAATTGTCCGACAGAGGGCTATCGAAACTCTTGCTTATCAACGAGCTTGATGAGAGCTTGCTTTTAGCTGCCTCAA GTGATGGAAATGTACGTATATGGAAAAATTTTACTCAAAAGGGAGGACAAAAACTTGTAACTGCTTTCTCATCAGTTCAGGGTCATCGAGCTGCTGGTCGCAGTATTGTGATCGATTGGCAGCAGCAATCTGGTTGCCTG TATGCATCTGGTGACATGTCTTCCATCTTGGTATGGGATCTTGACAAGGAACAACTTCTCAGCACCATTCAGTCATCTGGTGACAGTGCGATTTCTGCCCTC TCTGCATCTCAGGTCCGCTCTGGACACTTTGCTGCTGGTTTTGCTGATGGTTCTGTCAGGATATTTGATGTTCGCTCTCCTGATAG ACTGATCTATATGGCAAGGCCACATGCCCCAAGAACGGAAAAGGTTGTGGGCATAGGGTTTCAGCCTGGGTTTGATCCATACAAG ATTGTAAGTGCATCTCAAGCTGGAGACATTCAGTTTCTGGATGTTAGAAGAGCAGCAGAACCCTACCTGACTATTGAGGCACACAGGGGTTCACTTACCGCTTTAGCTGTTCATCGGCATGCCCCAGTTGTTGCTAGTGGCTCAGCCAAGCAGATGATTAAAGTGTTCAGTCTTGAAGGAGAGCAGTTGACGATAATTCGCTACCAGCCATCATTTATGGGCCAAAGAATAGGCAGTGTAAACTGCCTTTCTTTCCACCCGTACAAATCACTCTTGGCCGCTGGTGCTGGTGATAATGCTCTTGTCTCTATCTATGCCGAGGAAAATTACAAGTAA